GATATTCTACTGCCGGCGGGATAGAAGAAGGAATGTAATCGATAGTATCCTCAATCCATATGCCTATATCATGAAAAGCCGCCGCAATGATGATCTTTTCTTTCTCTTCATCGCTACAGGGCTTAAGGCAAAAACAGAAATTAATCATTCGGTACACATGGTTTCTATACCCATTGTACTCATGGCCAATGATTCCTTTCCATTCCGCCAGTATAGCTTCCAGCAGCGGGATTTTTTCTTCAATGATCATAGAGCTCTCTCTTAACGCAAAGCCAGGACACAGGCCCGGCTTAGCCTGATTGCGTTCAAATTGCCAAAACCGATTCAGCAAAGTGCAAATTTGCGCATCATGTTTATTGATTGGTTAGACCATTTTGTCATTGTTTTTCAAGCAGAGCAGAGTGGCTGAAATATATTTTAGGGGAACCAATTATTTTGTACCCTGATTTTTGTGCCATCGATAAAGTTTTCTTGAAATCATTAAGCGTTACATGCAATTTGGGCTCAGCCAGCAAAAGCTTGCCTTTGCTCTTTACTATGGCTTTCAGTTGCTTAAGAAAGTTAAATTCATCTGGTGTTTCGTGTACCATCCAGAAGGCCAGGGCGAAGTCTGCTTTTTCGTTTATTCCTATGTTATTTTCTTCACATAAATAAGTGGTAATGCGGTGGGCAAGGCCTGCTTTTTTTGCTCGCTTTGTCAAGATATCAAGCATTTTTTGTTGAATGTCAACGGAAATGATATTCCCTGTTTCACCGACAATTTTGGCCATACCGATTGAGAAATAACCCATGCCACAGCCAATGTCGATGGCTGTCATTCCCTTATGCAGATAAGGAATAAATATTTCTTCCGGCTTATGGATTATACGCCTTAATGGATTGTCAAAGGTATAAGCTAACCACCAGGGGCAAATATGTTTTTCCATTCCTCTTATTCCGGAATTGTTGTCTTTTTTATATTCTGTACAAGGTCTGACGTTGGCCTTAACCGGCATACCCCGGCAGTGGGCCATTGGTGCTGTTAAAACACAAATCGAGCGCTTCGGAGGTATGTCCCGGTTGAACGTCCTTCTTATCTGTACTTCTAATTATTCATGTCACGCTATATCCCTGTAAAACGCTTGCATTGGAAAATACCTGCCCGGACATTTTGTTGATTCACCCTTTGTCATACCGTGCCCCGTTATATTTTTCAAGCTTATGCCATATTTAGACATAAGTGACCTTGTA
This is a stretch of genomic DNA from Deltaproteobacteria bacterium. It encodes these proteins:
- a CDS encoding class I SAM-dependent methyltransferase; translation: MEKHICPWWLAYTFDNPLRRIIHKPEEIFIPYLHKGMTAIDIGCGMGYFSIGMAKIVGETGNIISVDIQQKMLDILTKRAKKAGLAHRITTYLCEENNIGINEKADFALAFWMVHETPDEFNFLKQLKAIVKSKGKLLLAEPKLHVTLNDFKKTLSMAQKSGYKIIGSPKIYFSHSALLEKQ